The genome window GGGTGGAAAAAATGAGCAAGAGCCTGGGCAACTACATCGGGGTAGATGAACCGCCCCAGGAAATATTTGGTAAAGTAATGTCCATACCCGATGACATTATGCTAGACTATTTCCGCCTGGTTACCCGTATAGGCCTAGAAGAATACAAGCAGCTGGAGCAGCAGCTGTCCCGGGGTGACATAAATCCTTCACTGGTAAAAAGAAAACTGGCTAAAGCCGTAGTGGCTGATTTTTATAGCCAGGAGCAAGCACAGCAGGCAGAAGCTGAATTTGACCTGATATTTAAAAAGAACCAGGTACCGGATGATATTGAGGAGTATAAGATAAATAAAGGGGACGGCAAAATATGGATAGTAAAGCTGCTGGTAGATAGTGGCCTGGTCCCGTCCAATGGACAGGCCAGAAGGCTTATCAGCCAGGGAGCAGTGAAGCTGGACCAGGAAAAGATCGGGGATGCAGACCTGGAGCTGGAAGCAGAGCAGCTTGATGGCAAGGTTCTGCAGAAAGGCAAAAGACATTTTAAGCGGTTAAGGATAGGTTAAAGTGGTTAAGCCCAGAAAAAAAAGAAATGTGCTTTATCCCCCTAAAACCCTTTACTTTAAACCCCAGGGGTCAACCGGCAAGGAGCCTGAGGTGGTGCTTAGCATCGACGAGTATGAAGCGGTAAGGCTGGCTGATTATCAAAACCTCAAACAGGAACAGGCAGCATCTATGATGAATATATCCCGCCCTACTTTTACCCGCCTTATTGACAGTGCCCGCCAAAAGATTGCTAAAGCCATAGTAGGAGGCAGGGCTATACGCATAGAAGGGGGAGATTTTATTTTCCTAAAAAATAGGATCAGGTGTGACAGCTGTGGTAATATCTGGGAAACTGAGCAAATGCAGAATAAAGAAAAAAACTGTCCCCAATGCGATAGCCAGCAGGTAACCGATGTAGGCAATATGCTAAGCCGGGGCCCCAGAAGGAGAAGAAGGGGCGGCTGGTAGTTGAAGGGCAGGTTGAATAAATTTTTAGCCCGCATACAGGAACAATATGGCAAGTTGCCTAAAGATTTGCATATTACCAAAAAAGCAGGTGCCCTGGTAGCCATATCCGGAGGGCATCCTATTTTAGCAGAAGAGCCCACATTAACTTATTGTCCCTTGTATAAGTCATTGTTTAAAGCAGACTCTATTGACCGCAAATCCATCATGGCCAAATTTGAAATCCAGGCCAAAAAGTGGGGAATGTTTACTCCAGACAGAAAGGTTTCTGAATGCAGTATAGTGGTTC of Actinomycetota bacterium contains these proteins:
- a CDS encoding DUF134 domain-containing protein; this translates as MVKPRKKRNVLYPPKTLYFKPQGSTGKEPEVVLSIDEYEAVRLADYQNLKQEQAASMMNISRPTFTRLIDSARQKIAKAIVGGRAIRIEGGDFIFLKNRIRCDSCGNIWETEQMQNKEKNCPQCDSQQVTDVGNMLSRGPRRRRRGGW